TATTGTAATCCCAAGTTTCGATATTTCCAAATTCCCCGTGGAAATTCCCTCGGGAATGATCTATATGCACGAGCATTATCCCCGCTTCCAGGGAGCATCCTTCTATTACCCGATCCCCTATGCCAGGCGGTGTAAAATCACGGTCGACGATCTGAACCGCGGCTATGTCTACCATGTCAATTACCGGACTTATGCTCCGGGGACGAAAGTGCGGACATTTACGGTGGAAGAGGCTCGCAAACTCCGGGCGAAAGCAGCCGAAGCCGGCCGGAGGCTGGAGAATCCGGTCAGCTGCGCGGAAAACGGCATCCAGACCGAGGGAACGTTACCTGCGGGTGGAAAATTGGGATTAGACCTTCCCGCAGGCGAAAATGCCGTGCGTACGCTCATGGTCGATATCGGCGGATTTACCCCCGGGACTTACGGGCAGCTTATGCGCGGTATCATCGTGCGGATGGATTTCGACGACACGCAGACCGTCCGGGTTCCGTTGTCCGATCTCTCCGGCGCCGGAATGGGGGCTCCGCGGGTCGATAATTATTATATGGCTGCCGATGGCCAGGGGCGGGTAATCCTCCGTTTCGTGATGCCTTATCGCAGCTCTGCACGCGTCGAACTCGAGAATATCACCTCCTATGATGCAAAAGCGACGCTGTCCGCCAATGTATCCCCGTGGAAGTGGTACGACAATACGCTCTATTTCCATGCTTCGTGGCGGCAGGAAAACGGCCTGGAAACCAACAAAGGGCTCGACTACGACATGGCCTCGTTGTCCGGGCGGGGGGTATTCAAAGGCGATGTGCTTTCGCTTTATAACTGGTGCCCGCGCTGGTACGGCGAAGGCGATGAACATATCTGGGTCGATGGCGAATCGTTCCCCTCGCATTTCGGATGCGGGACGGAGGATTATTACAATACCACCTATGCCCCGATCCATGTGTACCATTTTCCGTTCGGCGGGGCACCCCGTGAGGATGACGAGGCTTCGCGCGGCTATAACACGTTCGTCCGTGTCCGCGGGCTGGATGCGATACCGTTCGATAAGAGTCTGAAATTCGAGTTCGAACTCATCAGCTGGGACGGAGGCAAAGTCGATTACTCGTCAACGGTATTCTGGTATGGGGATCTGACTTCTGCGGCACTCACGGCTTCGGCGGATGAAGCTGCGCTTTATTCGCTTCCGGAACCGATTTACACAAATAATAAATAATGATGGCAATGAAAAAATTATTGGCACTTATTCCGTTGGCTTCACTGCATCTGGCCGTAGCGCAGGTACGCGACTACGACCCCTCGGTGCAGCCTGTCGACCGTATTCAATATTTCAAACCCGCGGAATCCCACCTTTTTGTCGGCGATTGCATGCCTTTCGATTATCGCGGTACATTTTATCTTTATTGGCTTATCGATGAAGGCCATCATGCCGGACTTGGCGGTTTGGGCGGACATCAGTGGGCGCTGAGTACATCGGAAGATATGGTGCATTGGAAACATTATCCCGTGGCCTTGGGGATTGACAACGACTGGGAAAAGTCGATTTGCACGGGATCTGTCATAGACGTTGACAGCGCGGTTTATGCATTCTATTCTACGCGTGTGAAAGATGATGCGGGTGTGCACGAGCAATTGAGCTTCGCAGTCAGCCATGACGGGGGATTCAACTTTGAAAAGCAAACTCCCAATCCGTTTTTCATTACGCCGGAACGGTATGAATCCCGGAATTTCCGTGATCCCAAGGTATTTCGCGGGGAAGACGGAGCCTATCACCTTTTCATTTCGAGTTATGAAAAGAATATTCCGTTGTCCGGGTTCGGAGGATGTTTGGTGCATCTCGTTTCGGAAGACCTGAAAACATGGCGTGAGGTGGATCCTGTACTTACCGGACAGGTCGGAGTGCCCGAATGCAGCGATTATTTCCTTTGGAAGGGGTGGTATTATCTCCTGTATAGCGTCGGGGGCGATACCTATTATGTCCGTTCGAAAAAACCGTTCGGCCCGTGGGAATACCCATCTTCCCAGGCTTTCGTAGAGGGATGGGCCAATGTATACAAAACGGCACCGTTGAAGGACGGGCGCCGGGTCGCCGCAGCTTTCATACCCTGGCGTGGGGACGGTCGGGATCACGGGGGGCGGAATTTCGGTGGCAACCTGTTGCTCCGCGAAGTTTTCCAAGGGCGCGACGGGATGCTCTATACGCGGTTCCTCGAAGAGGCGCTCCCGTCTGCCGAACCGATACCTGTTTCCCTGTTCCGCTCTTTCGGGGATCGTACTCCTATCCTGAAAGACGATGCATTCGAACTGGCTGCGCCGGATGGAACACAAAGTGCTTTCCTTACGGATCTTCCCGCGAGCTACCGGTTGACGATGACTGTGGATCCCCGGTCATCGTACGATGAAGCCGGACTTTTTATCCGGGCCAAAGACAATGCGGATCGGGGTTATAAACTGGAACTGAATGCATTGAAACGTATGGTGCTGTTGCATAATCTGCGGATCGAAGGCGTGACGGGGCTAGATAAGAAGCTTTCACTCGATATCGTCGTCCGCGAAGACATGATCGACGTCTGCATCGGCGGCCGCCGGTGCGTGGTCAACCGGTTGCCCGAATCCAAGGGACGGGACGTGTTCTTTTTCGTGAAAAACGGGACGGTCGAATTCCGGGACTTGCATTTGAAGAAACTGAACTGAGAAATAAGATAGAACAAAACCGGGAGAATTTACCTCTCTTTAGAAAATATGAAAGCGACCTCTTTTCGGGTCGCTTTCATTATCCGGGAAATAAGTTGTCACAGGTCTTAAATTATATTTTCTTTGTCGCGAATAGCCGGACGCCGCATAATCACCCAGATTGCAGCATTTCCGTTTCTCGATCCGTGTTTTCGGACGCTGCAAATTTCTTTTTCGCTTGCCATCCGCTCCCGTCACCCCAGCCGCCGGCTTGCCGCGATGATCTCGGCCATCGTGAAATCCTCGGGGTTGTCGATGTCCAACCCTTCGATGCGGTCGACGACGGCCATGTAGGGCTTCTCCCCGATGCGGCGCCCGCGGCCGCACCAGAGCGTGCGCGGGAAAATGAAAAATGCGCTGGTTTCTATATAGACCGGCTCTATGGTCTGCGTGCGGGGGATGTCGTCCAGCGCATAGTTGAGCGGCCGGCCTTCGAACCAGGCGAAGGTCTGTATCTTCTCGGCGCTGAACGCCGAATCGTATTCCCCCGACCGCACGTGCCGCAGGGCGTCCGCCACGGTCTGCGCGCGGATGAACGGCGAGGTGGCGTGCGCCAGCACGTAGAGGTCGGCCTCGACGTCGGCCGTGAAACTGTCGTAGATCTCCCGCCCGAGCGTCGTATCACGGTCGAGGCCGGGGCTGCGGCGCAGGAAACGCACGCCTCGGGGCAGGTATTCGCAGATGCGTTCGTCGCTGCAATAGGCGTACACCTCGTTGATCTCCCCGATGTCGGCGAGCGTCCGCAGGATATGGCACATCAGCGGTTCGCCGCCCAGCAGGCGGAGGTTTTTGCCCGCTACCCGCTGGCTGTTGAGGCGTAAGGGGACGAATGCTACTGTTTTCATCGCTATCTCTCTTTTTTGTCGGTCTGTGTCAATGCCCTTCCCCCTCTTGTCGGTCGCTGCTGCCGGAGTCCCGCGAAGGACACCGGCCCGCGGACTGTGGCCGGGAGCTTTGCATGTAAATTATTGCACCAGCAGGTTGCAACCCCTGATGTCGCTGTGGTCGATGCGTCCTTCTACCTCGAACGCTCCGTCGGCAGCCACGCGCCCTACGTCCTGGGTCTGGATGAAGGCGCATGACCACCACGAAGCCAGGTCGGCGATGTCCAGCCCGCCGCGGGAGCCTGCCGGCAGGCGGTCGAACGGATCGTTCACGTCGCGTGCCGCGACCCGCATCCAGGCCGGGCAGCGGAAGATGTTCCCGCCCTGCGAGTAGGCCTGCGATGTGAGTTCCGCCATGCCGTATTCGGAGTGTATCCTGTCTACTCCGAATGCGTCGCACAGGATTTTGTGGAATTCCGCTTTGGGGATCTCCTCGCGGTATCCCTTCATGCCGCCCGTCTCCATGACGACCGTGTCGTCCAGCTTCGGGGCGTAACGCTCCGCCAAATCCCAGAGCGCATAGCTTACGCCCAGCAGGATCTTGGGCTTGGGGTCGCGGCGCATCGCCTCCAGCAGGGCTTCGTAGTCGTCGAGGTAAAAGCCGCCCGAGCCGCAGTCGGCGATCAGCCGGTCGGCCATGTAGACCAGCGACGAGCCTTTGCGCCGCAGGTAGTTGGGCAGCAGTGCATAGAGGCTCCACCGTGCAGGTTCGCCGTAGAACGTCCGGAACGAAGCGCGGAACGCCTGTTCGTAGAGCGCCAGCGAGCGCATCGGGTGGCGCGACGAGGTCATGCCGGTGGTGGCCGACGAGGTGAAGACCGCTTCGGGCTCCGTGCCGCCGCAATACACTTCGTGGGTCTTGAACAGCCCGATCGGCAGGTAGGGGATCGCATCCGCCGTCCGCACCTCCCCGGGCTGTACGCCGATCAGGGACAGATACTCGCGGTAGGGCGCGCATTCCGCAGCCTGGCGCCGGAATACCTCCAGCGCCGCCGCTTCGAAAGCCGCTTCATCCGTGATGCGGAATATGTCGTCGGGAGTTATCATCCCTGCAAAGGTACGCAAAATCGGCGTTCCGGTCAAAATAATTTTCGGCACTGCCGTCCCCGTCGTCCTCCTGTCCCCTATCATCCCTCCGAGCCATCCCTGGCAGCCGCTTCCTCACCCGCTTCCCCATGCTGTCCAGCCCTGCGATGAAACAAAAAATCCATAACCGGAGCCTTTTCCGGGCTCCGATTACGGATCGTTATGAATTCTGCGCGGCGGTGTCCGGCCGCCGCCAAGACCTTACTTCTTGCTTTTCGGCGCAAGCATCATGTTCATCTTCTTGCCGTCGAGCTTGGGCATCATCTCCACTTTGGCCACCTCCTCGAGGTCGGTTGCGAAGCGCAGCAGCAGGATTTCGCCCTGCTCCTTGAAGACGATCGAACGGCCGCGGAAGAAGACGTAAGCCTTGACTTTGGCCCCCTCCTTGAGGAAGTTCTGCGCGTGCTTGAGTTTGAAATTGTAGTCGTGGTCGTCGGTCTGGGGCCCGAAGCGGATCTCCTTCACGACCACTTTCGTCTGATTGGCCTTCAGTTCCTTGGCTTTCTTCTTTTGCTGGTAAAGGAATTTCTGGTAATCGTCGATGCGGCATACGGGGGGCTCGGCCTTCGGAGAGATCTCGATCAGGTCGAGTTCCAGTTCGTCGGCGAGTTTGAGCGCATCGCGGATCGGCAGAACCTGCGGCTGGCCGACGTTGTCGCCGACCACACGCACTTCCGGAGCCGTGATCTCGTTGTTGATCCGGTGGGGGTTCTCCTTGACGGGCGGACGGCGCCCGAAGCGGTTGTTGGCATTGGCTGCCGGTTTCGGTCTGTTATTCCCGGGGGTAAACGGCCTCGGCGGGAATGGTTTCGGTGCTGCGATAGTTGTACGTATTAGTTAAGTTAATAATGTGTTCTTTTATTTCTTTTCCAGTTTGTTGGCGTCGATCTCCTCTTTGACCAGCCCGGTGATCAGGTCGCGGAACGCTTCCATCGTCATCTGGCCCTTGTCGCCCTCGCCTTGTGCACGGACGGATACGAGGCCCTCGGCCTCCTCCTTCTCGCCGACGATCAGCAGGTAGGGGACGCGTTTCAGTTCGTTGTCGCGGATTTTGCGGCCGATTTTCTCGTTGCGGTCGTCGACTTCGGTGCGGACGTCGTTGCGGTTCAGGTATTCGGCCACCTTCTGCGCATAATCGTTGAACTTCTCCGAGATCGGGAGTACCACGACCTGCTGGGGCGAGAGCCACAGCGGGAACTTACCGCCCGTGTGCTCGAGCAGCACGGCCACGAAACGCTCCATCGAGCCGAACGGCGCACGGTGGATCATGATCGGGCGGTGCAGTTTGTCGTCGGCGCCCTTGTACGTCAGGTCGAAACGCTCCGGCAGGTTGTAGTCCACCTGGATGGTGCCCAGCTGCCATTTGCGGCCGATGGCATCCTTGACCATGAAGTCCAGCTTCGGGCCGTAGAATGCGGCTTCGCCCAGCTCCACGACGGTCGTGAGCCCTTTCTCCCTGGCTGCCTGCATGATGGCGCTTTCAGCCTTCTCCCAGTTCTCGTCCGAACCGATGTACTTCTCCTTGTTATTGGGGTCGCGGAGCGAAATCTGTGCCGTATAGTTGTCGAACTTCAGCGTCTTGAAGATGTAAAGCACGATGTCGATCACGCGCTCGAACTCTTCGAGCAGCTGGTCGGGACGTACGAACAGGTGCGCGTCGTCCTGCGTGAACCCGCGCACGCGCGTCAGCCCGTGCAGCTCGCCCGACTGCTCGTAGCGGTAGACGGTCCCGAACTCCGCCAGGCGGACGGGCAGCTCCTTGTACGAGCGGGGCTTCGAACGGTAGATCTCGCAGTGGTGCGGGCAGTTCATCGGCTTGAGCAGGTATTCCTCGCCTTCGATCGGAGTGTGGATAGGCTGGAACGAGTCCTTGCCGTATTTGGCGTAGTGGCCCGAGGTCACGTACAATTCCTTGTTGCCGATATGCGGGGTAATCACCTGCTGGTAGCCGTATTCCTTCTGCACGCCCCGCAGGAACTGCTCCAGACGGTCGCGCAGTGCGGCGCCCTTGGGCAGCCACAGGGGCAGGCCCTGTCCCACGCGCTGCGAGAAACAGAACAGTTCGAGGTCTTTGCCCAGCTTGCGGTGGTCGCGCTTCTTGGCCTCCTCCATCATCACGAGGTATTCGTCGAGCATCGACTTCTTGGGGAACGAGATGCCGTAGATGCGGGTCAGCATCTTGTTCTTCTCGTTGCCGCGCCAGTATGCCCCGGCTACCGAAGTCAGTTTCAGGGCCTTGATGTAGCCCGTGTTGGGGATGTGCGGCCCCCGGCAGAGGTCGGTGAACGCACCGTTGGTATAGAATGAGATGGTGCCGTCCTGCAAGTCCGTAATCAGTTCTACCTTGTACTGGTCGCCCTTCTCGGTGAAGGTCTTGAGTGCTTCGGCCTTGGGGACTTCGCGGCGGACGAGCTGCTCCTTGTTGCGGGAAAGCTCCTGCATCTTCTGCTCGATTTTGGGCAGGTCGGCCTCGGTGATCGGCGTCGGCGAATCGACGTCGTAGTAGAAGCCGTTTTCGATGGCCGGGCCGATACCGAACTTGATGCCCGGGTAGAGTGCCTCGAGGGCTTCGGCCAGCAGGTGGGACGAGGTGTGCCAGAAGGCGTGCTTGCCCTCTTCGTCCTCCCATTTGTAGAATTTGACCGAGGCGTCCTCCTCGATCGGGCGCATCATGTCCACGGTTGCGCCGTTTACCGAGGCCGCCAGGGAGTCAGCAGCTAAACGAGGGCTGATGCTCTCTGCGATTTGGAAGGCAGTCGTCCCTTTGGCGAACTCCCTCACCGAACCGTCGGGAAAAGTGATTTTGATCATAAAAAAATTATAAAGTTAAGTTTTCGGGGCCTTCGGCGCTTCCACAATTACGAGACGGAATACGCTTCCGGGTTGTCCGGTGTTTATCGTTT
This Alistipes onderdonkii DNA region includes the following protein-coding sequences:
- a CDS encoding glycoside hydrolase family 172 protein, encoding MIKRNFRITVVFLFGLCLGGCNALQKYSSADSEGWVTLSSLMDEMGDPQADACFPEPYYEARQLTSYDRRSLLPGTPWWHANDDWAGFERYEANDGRVERVLFDEQGPGAITRIITTGGAGTANLRFYFDGEQHPSIVIPSFDISKFPVEIPSGMIYMHEHYPRFQGASFYYPIPYARRCKITVDDLNRGYVYHVNYRTYAPGTKVRTFTVEEARKLRAKAAEAGRRLENPVSCAENGIQTEGTLPAGGKLGLDLPAGENAVRTLMVDIGGFTPGTYGQLMRGIIVRMDFDDTQTVRVPLSDLSGAGMGAPRVDNYYMAADGQGRVILRFVMPYRSSARVELENITSYDAKATLSANVSPWKWYDNTLYFHASWRQENGLETNKGLDYDMASLSGRGVFKGDVLSLYNWCPRWYGEGDEHIWVDGESFPSHFGCGTEDYYNTTYAPIHVYHFPFGGAPREDDEASRGYNTFVRVRGLDAIPFDKSLKFEFELISWDGGKVDYSSTVFWYGDLTSAALTASADEAALYSLPEPIYTNNK
- a CDS encoding cytidylyltransferase domain-containing protein, producing the protein MKTVAFVPLRLNSQRVAGKNLRLLGGEPLMCHILRTLADIGEINEVYAYCSDERICEYLPRGVRFLRRSPGLDRDTTLGREIYDSFTADVEADLYVLAHATSPFIRAQTVADALRHVRSGEYDSAFSAEKIQTFAWFEGRPLNYALDDIPRTQTIEPVYIETSAFFIFPRTLWCGRGRRIGEKPYMAVVDRIEGLDIDNPEDFTMAEIIAASRRLG
- a CDS encoding family 43 glycosylhydrolase, whose protein sequence is MKKLLALIPLASLHLAVAQVRDYDPSVQPVDRIQYFKPAESHLFVGDCMPFDYRGTFYLYWLIDEGHHAGLGGLGGHQWALSTSEDMVHWKHYPVALGIDNDWEKSICTGSVIDVDSAVYAFYSTRVKDDAGVHEQLSFAVSHDGGFNFEKQTPNPFFITPERYESRNFRDPKVFRGEDGAYHLFISSYEKNIPLSGFGGCLVHLVSEDLKTWREVDPVLTGQVGVPECSDYFLWKGWYYLLYSVGGDTYYVRSKKPFGPWEYPSSQAFVEGWANVYKTAPLKDGRRVAAAFIPWRGDGRDHGGRNFGGNLLLREVFQGRDGMLYTRFLEEALPSAEPIPVSLFRSFGDRTPILKDDAFELAAPDGTQSAFLTDLPASYRLTMTVDPRSSYDEAGLFIRAKDNADRGYKLELNALKRMVLLHNLRIEGVTGLDKKLSLDIVVREDMIDVCIGGRRCVVNRLPESKGRDVFFFVKNGTVEFRDLHLKKLN
- the thrS gene encoding threonine--tRNA ligase — encoded protein: MIKITFPDGSVREFAKGTTAFQIAESISPRLAADSLAASVNGATVDMMRPIEEDASVKFYKWEDEEGKHAFWHTSSHLLAEALEALYPGIKFGIGPAIENGFYYDVDSPTPITEADLPKIEQKMQELSRNKEQLVRREVPKAEALKTFTEKGDQYKVELITDLQDGTISFYTNGAFTDLCRGPHIPNTGYIKALKLTSVAGAYWRGNEKNKMLTRIYGISFPKKSMLDEYLVMMEEAKKRDHRKLGKDLELFCFSQRVGQGLPLWLPKGAALRDRLEQFLRGVQKEYGYQQVITPHIGNKELYVTSGHYAKYGKDSFQPIHTPIEGEEYLLKPMNCPHHCEIYRSKPRSYKELPVRLAEFGTVYRYEQSGELHGLTRVRGFTQDDAHLFVRPDQLLEEFERVIDIVLYIFKTLKFDNYTAQISLRDPNNKEKYIGSDENWEKAESAIMQAAREKGLTTVVELGEAAFYGPKLDFMVKDAIGRKWQLGTIQVDYNLPERFDLTYKGADDKLHRPIMIHRAPFGSMERFVAVLLEHTGGKFPLWLSPQQVVVLPISEKFNDYAQKVAEYLNRNDVRTEVDDRNEKIGRKIRDNELKRVPYLLIVGEKEEAEGLVSVRAQGEGDKGQMTMEAFRDLITGLVKEEIDANKLEKK
- the infC gene encoding translation initiation factor IF-3; this translates as MAAPKPFPPRPFTPGNNRPKPAANANNRFGRRPPVKENPHRINNEITAPEVRVVGDNVGQPQVLPIRDALKLADELELDLIEISPKAEPPVCRIDDYQKFLYQQKKKAKELKANQTKVVVKEIRFGPQTDDHDYNFKLKHAQNFLKEGAKVKAYVFFRGRSIVFKEQGEILLLRFATDLEEVAKVEMMPKLDGKKMNMMLAPKSKK
- a CDS encoding acyltransferase, which translates into the protein MITPDDIFRITDEAAFEAAALEVFRRQAAECAPYREYLSLIGVQPGEVRTADAIPYLPIGLFKTHEVYCGGTEPEAVFTSSATTGMTSSRHPMRSLALYEQAFRASFRTFYGEPARWSLYALLPNYLRRKGSSLVYMADRLIADCGSGGFYLDDYEALLEAMRRDPKPKILLGVSYALWDLAERYAPKLDDTVVMETGGMKGYREEIPKAEFHKILCDAFGVDRIHSEYGMAELTSQAYSQGGNIFRCPAWMRVAARDVNDPFDRLPAGSRGGLDIADLASWWSCAFIQTQDVGRVAADGAFEVEGRIDHSDIRGCNLLVQ